DNA sequence from the Aneurinibacillus sp. REN35 genome:
CGGAAGTGCTTGAGGGCGTGACACAGCTTCTGCTGCAGCCTAATGTAGCAGCACCCCTTGTCCGGCGTTGGCTGCTTGCCAATGGTTGGCAGCTTAATGAGGAGAAGATCATAGAAGAAGATGGGATTATCTACGAGATCCTAGAAGCCATACCCGGAAGTCCGGAGCTTCCATATGAAGATGGAGGACTTTCAAAAGAGGAATTGCTTGAAATCGGTCCGTATTTATGGCGGGAGAAATCCCCTATACTCATAAAGAAATGGGAGCAGGAGAGAGAGAAGCTGCGTGCAGTACAAGCACAATTGGCACATGCGAAGCAGCCGGGTGCAGAGCAGAAAAAGCAGGAAGTAAGCGAAAAACTTACATGGATGGAGGGAATTATAGCATGTATGCAAATGGACAAAGAATAATTCAGTACTTCGAACAGTTTGCCCCGAAGCATTTGGCGATGGAGGGAGACAAAATTGGTCTTCAGGTAGGTACATTAAATAAAGAAGTGAAGAAGGTTATGATCGCGCTAGATATACTTGAAGAAGTCGTGGATGAAGCGATTGCTGAGGAAGTAGACTTGATCATTGCGCATCATGCGGTCATTTTCCGTCCGCTGAAGAACCTGCGTACGGATATGCCTGCCGGCCGCTTATACGAGAAACTGATTAAGCACGATGTCGCTGTCTATATCGCCCATACCAATCTCGATGTTGCTGAGGGTGGCATTAACGATCTTATGGCTGAAGCGCTTGCGCTGAAGGAAGTGGAAATCCTAGAGCAATGGCATGAACAAAAGCTGAAGAAGATCGTTGTATATGTGCCGGTCTCCCACGTAGAAGCTGTACGTGAGGCAATGTCGCAGGCTGGTGCCGGTTCGATCGGCAATTATAGCCATTGTACGTTTGGTGTACAAGGAACAG
Encoded proteins:
- a CDS encoding tRNA (adenine(22)-N(1))-methyltransferase encodes the protein MIELSQRLRIIGDMVKPGSRVADIGSDHAYLPTYLIQKGIASACIAGEVNKGPWQSATRQVQSAGLLARIDVRLGDGLAVLGKGEADTVCIAGMGGSLIASILERGSEVLEGVTQLLLQPNVAAPLVRRWLLANGWQLNEEKIIEEDGIIYEILEAIPGSPELPYEDGGLSKEELLEIGPYLWREKSPILIKKWEQEREKLRAVQAQLAHAKQPGAEQKKQEVSEKLTWMEGIIACMQMDKE